The Ignavibacteriota bacterium genome contains the following window.
GCTGTAAAATTACTTTCGGTTGCAGGAGCATATTGGAGAGGAAATTCTGATAACAAAATGATGACTCGTATTTACGGCATAACATTTCCAAAGCAAAAACTTCTTGATGAGTACATGGTTTTGCGTGAAGAAGCTGAAAGACGCGATCACAGAAAGCTTGGTAAAGAGTTGGAATTATATATGATTACTCCAACTATTGGCGGTGGGCTTCCGGTTTGGTTGCCGAAGGGTACAATTATTCGCCGAATCCTCGAAGATTTTCTCAAGAAAGAGCTGATCAAACGAGGTTATCAAGAGGTAATAACTCCTCATATTGGAAATTTGAATTTATATAAAACATCAGGTCACTATCCCTATTATTCTGACTCCCAGTTCTCACCTATTAAGGTAGAAGAAGAAGAATATATGCTTAAGCCAATGAACTGCCCGCATCATCATCAGATCTATGCTTCAAAGCCACGTAGTTACAGAGATTTACCCCTTAGACTTGCTGAATTTGGTACAGTTTACCGCTATGAGCAGTCAGGTGAACTAAGCGGCTTGTCACGCGTAAGAGGATTTACCCAAGATGACGCTCATATTTATTGTACTCACGAACAGTTAAAAAGCGAGCTAATTAATGCTGTTGAGCTTACACAGCTTGTGTTCAATACATTTGGTATGCAGGTTACAACAAGACTTTCATTCAGGGATGACGAGAGTAATAAGTTTGCCGGAGACCCCGCATATTGGGAACAAGCTGAGAGAGAAATCAAGGAAGTAGCTGATTCAATGGGACTTGATTACTTCATCGGGTTAGGAGAAGCATCCTTCTACGGACCAAAAATTGACTTTATTGTTCGAGATGCTATTGGAAGGAAATGGCAGTTAGGAACAGTACAGGTGGATTATGTAATGCCCGAACGTTTTGGGCTTGAATATATGGGTAATGATAATCAAAAACATCGCCCTGTAATTATTCACCGCGCCCCATTTGGTTCTATGGAAAGATTTATTTCAATTTTGATTGAGCATTATGCTGGAAATTTCCCATTCTGGATTGCTCCTGTACAAATTTCGATTTTACCGATTGGTGAAAATCAGAACGAATATTGCGAAAATCTTTATAAAAAATTAAAAGAAATGGGATATCGTGTAGAAATTGATACCCGTAGTGAAAAAGTTAACCGTAAAATTGCAGAATCCGAACAAATGAAAGTACCTTTTGCTATCATTGCCGGTCAAAAGGAAGTTGATAGTAATACTGTTTCATTACGTCAGCATGGAAAAGGTGATTTAGGTTCAAAATCAATTCATGAAGTTCTTGCGATTTTCGCAGAGCTGAATCAGCCTACGAAAAGTATAATTGAGTAAGTAATTTTTGATGATTATGAGTCAATTTCGAGATAAATCGGGGTTGACTCATTTTCACGAATTGTTTAGATTTAATCTGAATATCGGATTTCCGAGAATTATGATTGAGGTATTAAGATTGAACTATTCATCTCACAAATTAAGCCAATTAGAATGATTATGTTAGTTTCAAGTCATCCAACAATTTTTAATATCACGTTTCCCGTCTTTTGGCCGGTTTCAACATATTCATAAGCCGTCCTGATTTCCTCTAATCTGTATTTTCTATCTATGACAGGTTTAAATTTTCCTTTTTCCACTAAACCTTTTAAGAATTGCAAGTCTTCCTTATTAATAGTTGGTATCGGAAAAAGTAGTTTTTTCCCTTTTGAAAATTTTGAAGTTATAGCTAATAGTATGTTTACCCCATTTTTACCAAGTTCTGTAGAAATGTAAATCCCGCTATCACTTAAAAGTGGTTTACACTGTTTGTACGAACTTTTGCCTACTGCATCGAATATAAAATCAAATTTCTTGTCAGTCTTTGTAAAATCTTCAGTTTGATAATCAATCACAAAATCTGCACCAAGAGATTTTACAAGTTCTATATTTTTGGTATTACATACTGCAGAAACTACGGCACCATAATGTTTTAAAAGCTGAACCGCAGCAGAGCCAATAGCACCTGTGGCGCCATATACCAAAACATTGTCATTAGGTTTGACCTTTGCTGCTCTTATGTCCACAAGGGCATAATGACCACCTTCTGAGATAGCTGCTGCTTCATCAAAATCAAAATTTTCAGGTATATGAACCACTGCATCGTTTTCTGATATTGTTAAAAATTCAGCGTGACCACCAAAAGTAACATCGTTAAAACCAAAGACTGAATCACCAATTTTAAATTTAGTAACATCCTTTCCAATATCTTCAATAACTCCGGAGAAATCACAACCTAATATTTGGTATTTCGGTCTGAATAATCCGCTCCAAAATCTTGAAACAAAATACTCTGCACTTCGAAAGCCGGCGTCTGTACGGTTTACAGTAGATGAATATACTTTAACTAAAATTTCGTTGTCCTTTGGTACTGGCTTACTGACTTCCATCAATTCTGCTACTTCGGGCGGACCATATTTCTTATAGACAATTGCTTTCATAATATTTATTTTATTGATATTTAGATTTATAAATAAGTTGAATCAGTAGGTCTGAATTTGAAATATTTCGTAATAAATTTATAATATCATCACAATCTTTAGGTTCGATTCTGAAAGATTTAATCTGTATGCCTTTCTGAAACCTTAATTTTATCTGAAATTGGCAGAAAAATTGTTTTCACAGCTTCGTCATATTTTCCATTCGGCTCGAATATTGTTCTTGCATATTCTTCGCGAGTTTCCCTGAGAGTTTCAATTTCTTTCTTTATGCTCTGAACTTCAGTATCATTCCAAATCAAATGATTTTTTTTAAGTTGTGATTCGAGACTATCTGCTTTTTGTTTTATTGAATCAAGTTCTTGTTTCCATCCCTCAACCAAACATTGAATCTGCTTTTGTGCGAGTATTACATCGGGAAATTTTTCCAGAATTGTATCAGAATCAAGGAAATCAACTTTTTGAGAATTTGATATGCTTGTAAATAAAAACAATATTACAATACAACTTGGTATATATCCGTATATTTTCAATGTAAATACTCCATAATAATAATATAAAATTGCAAATTATTATACAATAAACCATCTATTAATTATTATTACGATAGCATAATAGGATTGTTGCATATTATTTTTAGGGAAAAATGATAATAAGTAATTCCAAAATAAAAATTGAACTCTCCTAAACCTACAACTCAAATATCAGCGATACATGATGAGCTATTCTGTCATTTGTCATAAATTCGTTTGAAATTGAGTAGTCAATATGAATATTGAAGTCCATATCAAGAGGAGGTCTGAAAGATAATCCTCCGCCCCAGTAATTCATAGGCAAGAATTTTGCATCACCCATGTCACTCCCATAAACAGCTATTCCACCTCTAATAGCTATAAATTCATGAGGAACTATTTCAGCACCAATAATAAATGATGGAGTTGCATCAAACTGATTCATTACCGCATCAAGACCAAGAAGAATATATCTGGTAGGGGGTAGTGTTACTAATTCTTCTTCTCCTGTGATTGATGTTCTTGACATTATTGTTTCTTCATTAAGTCCAAATTCAGCCGCTACGCCTGTGCGAATTGTAAAAGGAATCTCTTCTGTTGGCGATGAAGCTGTGTTCCAGTTCATCGAGCCGAACAAATTATTCATAGCAAGACCGAAACTGAATAAATCAAGTACATTCAATTTTACTCCAAGGTCCATAGCAAAACCGTTTGCCGATATGTTTGCACCATTAAGCGAGTTGTTGATATACTTAACTGAAGCACCCATACTGAAGTATTCTAATCTGTATGCACCGCTCACCATTGCCGAAATGTGGTTATTATTTAAATCTCTTGTGGGTGTTCCTTGCACATTACGACCAGTGAAAGAGCCGGAATATAGATTATTTACCCCTGCACCAACTCCG
Protein-coding sequences here:
- a CDS encoding PorV/PorQ family protein, which gives rise to MKNLYKTVLYCALSITLLANISTTLLYAQMSDGGFSEVWLSRNIGARPIAMGGVYSAIVNEPSGIFYNPAGTAFMPNAPTFNTSVSSIGLGRTHASLAWAQEILPHFGVGAGVNNLYSGSFTGRNVQGTPTRDLNNNHISAMVSGAYRLEYFSMGASVKYINNSLNGANISANGFAMDLGVKLNVLDLFSFGLAMNNLFGSMNWNTASSPTEEIPFTIRTGVAAEFGLNEETIMSRTSITGEEELVTLPPTRYILLGLDAVMNQFDATPSFIIGAEIVPHEFIAIRGGIAVYGSDMGDAKFLPMNYWGGGLSFRPPLDMDFNIHIDYSISNEFMTNDRIAHHVSLIFEL
- the thrS gene encoding threonine--tRNA ligase, which produces MIQIKFPDGSVREFNSGVTPFEVASTISEGLARNALGAVVNGDYFEINHPIRENADVKIATFNDDDGKQMFWHSSAHLMAEALQQLYPGTKFGIGPSIENGFYYDVDLPEGTKITTEDLPEIEKKMKELAKMNSTYNMSESTWEDAMQYYTEIGNEYKIELIEGLKGEQITFCKHGSFTDLCRGGHIPNTGLIKAVKLLSVAGAYWRGNSDNKMMTRIYGITFPKQKLLDEYMVLREEAERRDHRKLGKELELYMITPTIGGGLPVWLPKGTIIRRILEDFLKKELIKRGYQEVITPHIGNLNLYKTSGHYPYYSDSQFSPIKVEEEEYMLKPMNCPHHHQIYASKPRSYRDLPLRLAEFGTVYRYEQSGELSGLSRVRGFTQDDAHIYCTHEQLKSELINAVELTQLVFNTFGMQVTTRLSFRDDESNKFAGDPAYWEQAEREIKEVADSMGLDYFIGLGEASFYGPKIDFIVRDAIGRKWQLGTVQVDYVMPERFGLEYMGNDNQKHRPVIIHRAPFGSMERFISILIEHYAGNFPFWIAPVQISILPIGENQNEYCENLYKKLKEMGYRVEIDTRSEKVNRKIAESEQMKVPFAIIAGQKEVDSNTVSLRQHGKGDLGSKSIHEVLAIFAELNQPTKSIIE
- a CDS encoding NAD(P)-dependent alcohol dehydrogenase is translated as MKAIVYKKYGPPEVAELMEVSKPVPKDNEILVKVYSSTVNRTDAGFRSAEYFVSRFWSGLFRPKYQILGCDFSGVIEDIGKDVTKFKIGDSVFGFNDVTFGGHAEFLTISENDAVVHIPENFDFDEAAAISEGGHYALVDIRAAKVKPNDNVLVYGATGAIGSAAVQLLKHYGAVVSAVCNTKNIELVKSLGADFVIDYQTEDFTKTDKKFDFIFDAVGKSSYKQCKPLLSDSGIYISTELGKNGVNILLAITSKFSKGKKLLFPIPTINKEDLQFLKGLVEKGKFKPVIDRKYRLEEIRTAYEYVETGQKTGNVILKIVG